The following are from one region of the Salvia hispanica cultivar TCC Black 2014 chromosome 1, UniMelb_Shisp_WGS_1.0, whole genome shotgun sequence genome:
- the LOC125211057 gene encoding uncharacterized protein LOC125211057, producing MDPTSRKPKPNPSSTAAAHRHRHPHPLPDPAVAAPPSTIQSISHRFSKLYTNNKKHFSPHPQPDPPNLHDTSCTTLTKSSSLHHARNGAFFSAQDKIFEKKQLVVSSKFKEGDDLKKTSFKKAPKMPSFDEIDVEKEKLKKEGDDLKKPSFKKDSKMSSFDEIDVEKEKLKGLQQEAVRGRNSLSSIPPTVNGGGRRRSFCSSQVELADFLSCSGVKVVAVDMPPFMQVHAVNCARKAHDSLEKFTSKTLAFTLKKEFDGVYGPAWHCIVGTSFGSFVTHSVGGFMYFSMDQKLYILLFKTAVQRAE from the exons ATGGATCCCACATCAAGAAAACCCAAACCCAACCCTTcttccaccgccgccgcccaccgccaccgccacccGCACCCCCTCCCAGATCCCGCCGTGGCCGCCCCACCCTCCACCATCCAGAGCATCTCCCACCGCTTCTCCAAGCTCTACACAAACAACAAGAAGCACTTCTCCCCCCACCCCCAACCCGACCCCCCCAATCTCCACGACACATCCTGCACCACCCTCACCAAATCCAGCAGCCTTCACCACGCCAGAAACGGCGCCTTCTTCTCCGCCCAAGACAAAATCTTTGAGAAGAAACAGCTGGTGGTGAGCTCCAAATTCAAGGAGGGCGACGATTTGAAGAAGACCTCTTTCAAGAAAGCCCCCAAAATGCCATCTTTCGACGAGATCGATGTGGAGAAGGAGAAGCTGAAGAAGGAGGGCGACGATTTGAAGAAGCCCTCTTTCAAGAAAGACTCCAAGATGTCGTCTTTCGACGAGATCGATGTGGAAAAGGAGAAGCTGAAGGGGTTGCAGCAAGAAGCTGTGAGGGGAAGAAACTCTCTCTCCTCAATCCCTCCAACCGTCAATGGCGGAGGGAGAAGGAGATCCTTCTGCAGCTCGCAAGTTGAGCTCGCTGATTTCCTCTCCTGCAGCGGCGTCAAGGTTGTGGCCGTCGATATGCCGCCGTTCATGCAGGTTCATGCTGTCAATTGTGCAAGAAAGGCGCATGATAGCTTGGAAAAATTCACTTCAAAGACTCTAGCTTTCACACTTAAAAAG GAGTTTGATGGGGTATATGGACCTGCTTGGCACTGCATAGTAGGGACCAGTTTTGGGTCATTTGTGACACATTCAGTGGGTGGATTTATGTATTTCTCCATGGATCAGAAGCTATACATCCTGCTCTTCAAGACTGCTGTACAAAGAGCTGAATGA
- the LOC125211047 gene encoding formin-like protein 8: MATHSRTIVEVVAITATISLIVAGIVFYLIYRLRLARGADSGKLASSFRREFPPRVDLRQRGAALKGVIVDEEGKDVLYLRKLESGCFSKVWYNPMMEEEEVKRMNSRGEKPETIQQLPLLQHPKIQPPSPPPTPPRPPPPPPPPLPSRPAPPPPPRPPPKSRPAPPPPPPHRPPPPPKSRPPPPPQPAKKLIPPSHKPPIAPRIHENRVHTTKLKPLHWDKVTANTDHSMVWNEINDGSFRVDDELMEALFGYTDQKPSERNKNSSSIAAPSTQTFILHPRKSQNTAIVIKSLQISRREIVEAAMEGRGLNAETLEKLTKICPTQEETTKILQFTGDPAKLADAEAFLHHILQAIPSAFVRFNAMLFRESYEPEILHLKESLQTCELGCNELRSGGVFFKFLEAILKAGNRLNAGTNWGNAQGFNLTSLRRLSDVKSADGKTTLLHFVVEQVAKSEGKRKGEETEMEERESLMLGLPAVEALNAEFCNVKRAARVDYEGLTGTCEALAARVDEIKRLLRRGEGGEVGIFAAEMRGFLEGCEEELIVVREEERRVVELMRKTNVYYQTGVKGGNPLQLFVMVKDFLESVDRVCGEIRKKLEKKRGGASPPLSPTPRSPVRFQNLQNYFATQRLGTNSSESDDDF; this comes from the exons ATGGCCACACACAGTCGGACAATAGTCGAGGTTGTGGCCATCACGGCCACGATCAGTCTGATTGTGGCTGGGATAGTGTTCTACCTCATCTACCGGCTGAGGCTGGCCCGAGGGGCAGATAGCGGGAAACTGGCGTCCAGTTTCCGCCGGGAGTTCCCACCACGTGTCGATTTGAGACAGCGCGGGGCGGCCCTCAAGGGAGTGATAGTCGATGAGGAAGGAAAGGACGTGTTGTATCTTAGGAAACTCGAAAGCGGATGCTTTTCTAAGGTTTGGTACAATCCTATGATGGAAGAGGAAGAGGTGAAGAGAATGAATAGCAGAGGAGAGAAGCCTGAGACGATACAACAACTTCCATTGCTTCAACACCCAAAAATTCAACCTCCATCACCACCACCTACGCCTCCTCgaccaccaccgccacctcctcctcctctacCTTCTAGGCCTGCACCACCGCCTCCACCTCGACCTCCACCAAAATCAAGGCCggcaccaccaccaccaccaccacatcgacctccacctccaccaaAATCAAGGCCACCGCCACCACCCCAACCAGCAAAGAAACTAATCCCACCATCTCACAAACCACCCATTGCTCCAAGAATTCATGAAAACAGAGTTCACACAACCAAACTCAAGCCCTTGCATTGGGACAAAGTTACAGCAAACACAGATCATTCCATGGTGTGGAATGAGATCAATGATGGCTCATTTAG GGTTGATGATGAACTGATGGAAGCCCTCTTCGGCTATACCGATCAGAAACCAAGTGAAAGAAACAAGAACTCAAGCTCAATTGCAGCTCCATCAACACAAACATTCATTCTCCATCCGAGAAAATCCCAAAACACCGCAATCGTCATCAAATCTCTGCAAATCTCACGCAGAGAAATCGTGGAAGCAGCCATGGAGGGAAGAGGCCTTAACGCCGAAACCCTAGAGAAACTGACCAAAATCTGCCCAACACAAGAGGAAACCACCAAAATCCTCCAATTCACCGGCGATCCAGCTAAACTCGCCGACGCGGAGGCCTTCCTCCACCACATTCTACAAGCAATCCCATCAGCGTTCGTCCGATTCAACGCCATGCTCTTCCGAGAAAGCTACGAGCCGGAGATTCTCCATCTCAAGGAGTCGCTGCAGACCTGCGAGCTAGGCTGCAACGAGCTCCGGAGCGGCGGCGTCTTCTTCAAATTCCTCGAAGCGATCCTCAAAGCCGGAAATCGATTGAACGCCGGCACGAATTGGGGAAACGCGCAGGGATTCAATCTCACATCGCTGCGGAGGCTCTCTGACGTGAAGAGCGCCGACGGCAAGACCACGCTGCTCCACTTCGTGGTAGAGCAGGTCGCGAAATCGGAGGGGAAGCGGAAGGGTGAAGAAACGGAGatggaggagagagagagcctAATGCTAGGGTTGCCGGCGGTGGAGGCTCTAAACGCGGAGTTTTGCAACGTGAAGAGAGCCGCGCGTGTGGATTACGAGGGTTTGACCGGCACGTGCGAGGCCCTTGCGGCTAGGGTTGATGAGATCAAGCGGCTGCTGAGGCGGGGCGAGGGCGGGGAGGTGGGGATATTTGCGGCGGAGATGAGGGGGTTCTTGGAGGGGTGCGAGGAGGAGCTGATTGTGGTGAGGGAGGAGGAGAGGAGGGTGGTTGAGCTGATGAGGAAGACGAACGTTTATTACCAGACGGGTGTGAAAGGGGGGAATCCGTTGCAGCTGTTTGTGATGGTCAAGGATTTTTTGGAGAGTGTGGATCGAGTCTGTGGCGAGATTAGGAAGAagttggagaagaagagaggtGGCGCGTCGCCGCCATTGTCGCCGACGCCGAGATCGCCTGTGAGGTTTCAGAATTTGCAGAATTATTTCGCGACGCAGAGGCTTGGGACGAACTCCAGTGAATCTGATGATGATTTTTga
- the LOC125211064 gene encoding two-component response regulator ARR15-like, producing MAVEDIGSGCSSSGDQEFHVLAVDDSIIDRKVIERLLKISCCKVTAVESGSRALQYLGIDGERSSLGFDDLKVNLIITDYSMPGMTGYELLKKIKGSTKLRQIPVVIMSSENILARIDRCLEEGAEDFLMKPVQLSDVERLRDFMLRGGEEREVVGRKRKTRDDSCSSSVLSCDCDHPLSPISVSAMAHCKPLSKRSRLLATD from the exons ATGGCTGTTGAAGATATCGGGAGCGGTTGCTCTTCAAGCGGTGATCAAGAATTCCATGTTCTAGCTGTGGATGACAGTATTATTGATAGGAAGGTCATCGAGCGGTTGCTCAAGATTTCTTGTTGCAaag TGACTGCTGTGGAAAGTGGGAGTAGAGCGCTGCAGTATTTGGGCATAGATGGGGAGAGAAGCTCCCTTGGATTTGAT GACTTGAAGGTGAATCTGATAATCACGGACTATTCCATGCCTGGAATGACTGGATATGAACTGCTAAAGAAGATTAAG GGTTCGACAAAGTTGAGGCAAATACCGGTGGTGATCATGTCATCCGAGAACATTTTAGCTCGAATCGATAG GTGCTTGGAAGAAGGGGCAGAGGACTTCCTAATGAAACCAGTGCAGCTCTCGGATGTGGAGAGGTTGAGAGATTTCATGTTGAGAGGAGGGGAGGAGAGGGAGGTGGTGGGACGCAAGAGGAAGACTCGTGATGATTCTTGCTCCTCCTCCGTCCTCAGCTGCGACTGCGATCACCCCTTGTCTCCAATATCAGTATCCGCAATGGCACACTGTAAGCCTCTAAGTAAGCGCTCGAGGCTGCTGGCCACTGATTGA